Proteins encoded together in one Plutella xylostella chromosome 17, ilPluXylo3.1, whole genome shotgun sequence window:
- the LOC125489805 gene encoding uncharacterized protein LOC125489805: MLLLLALIINLSGIHYSSSLDLRPVVSGNRMAGVPLGRSLGAGELDVEGVCVRQGVTCQNCSHVVTCVQLPVGWLKIPLHECPAGETCHARLGGCSPRPVPECEPAASKYEHVCEQVGIFPDALDCRKFHLCAPPRDLPAGLPADRSPALCPRHYAYDARTAQCSIKLEYGQCESKPVPDCKAVGEMNVLPSSPNHYYFCLPRNGLLLPQIFLCPNGWFFWDGFCQPEPKPYQPITTPTSTTENAVTTPEVTEKTNSQYNWLSFFSTERSTTYPQDTFLADKFDLSNYEAKDSSAQSFQTFGSYESLDNSFEAGFGSID, translated from the exons ATGTTACTACTACTTGCTTTAATTATTAACCTTTCGGGAATACAT TACTCCTCATCCCTGGACCTGCGTCCCGTGGTCTCCGGGAACCGTATGGCAGGCGTGCCACTGGGCCGCTCGCTGGGCGCGGGCGAGCTCGACGTGGAGGGCGTGTGCGTGCGCCAGGGCGTGACCTGCCAGAACTGCTCGCATGTGGTCACTTGCGTGCAGCTGCCTGTTGGCTGGTTGAAG ATCCCCCTGCACGAGTGTCCGGCGGGAGAGACGTGCCACGCGCGCCTCGGCGGCTGCTCCCCGCGCCCCGTGCCCGAGTGCGAGCCGGCCGCCAGCAAATACGAACATGTTTGTGAACAG GTGGGTATATTCCCTGATGCCCTCGACTGCCGCAAGTTCCACCTGTGCGCGCCCCCGCGCGACCTGCCGGCGGGGCTCCCGGCGGACCGCAGCCCCGCGCTGTGTCCGAGACACTACGCCTACGATGCCAGGACTGCGCAGTGCTCG ATAAAACTGGAGTACGGTCAGTGCGAGAGCAAACCTGTCCCGGACTGTAAAGCGGTCGGCGAAATGAACGTCCTCCCATCAAGCCCCAACCACTACTACTTCTGTCTGCCCAGAAACGGACTCCTACTGCCACAAATCTTCCTCTGCCCTAACGGCTGGTTCTTCTGGGACGGATTCTGCCAGCCGGAACCGAAACCGTACCAACCAATCACAACGCCCACTTCAACAACCGAAAACGCAGTAACCACCCCCGAAGTTACAGAGAAAACGAACTCGCAATATAACTGGTTAAGCTTCTTTTCCACTGAACGGTCGACCACGTACCCTCAAGACACGTTTTTGGCGGATAAGTTTGATCTGTCCAATTATGAGGCGAAGGATTCGAGCGCGCAGTCGTTCCAGACTTTTGGCTCTTACGAGTCTTTGGATAACTCTTTTGAAGCCGGATTTGGATCTATAGATTGA